The nucleotide window CAAAAGTTAGTGTAATCTTTTAACTCCACAAAAATAGTGAATCTTTAAATCTAGAAAAAATTTTGCAATCTTTAACTCAACAAAAAATGAGTTTAATCTTTTAAGATATCATTTTAGAAGAACCTGGCGATTAATAATGGTATTATGTAAAATCACGGTCCTAAAAACAACCGTACAAAGTGAACTGGCAGGGGATTATTGTCAGCAGGAAGTTGGTCCCTGCCCCCTTCTCCAGGAAGGGCAGGAATTTGTTACTGGATTTGAAAAACCAGAAGGATTCTGTGACTGGGCATGGAACGATATTTTAAGATTTGTAACAGCCCTATTAACTGGTGGTAACTTTAAAGAAGACTTGTTCCAGGGTTGGATGAAAGATGAAAATACCATGATTGCCTGTTGCACCGATGGAATCCGTCCTGTAATTTTTCTACTGGAACGAGTGGAGGATTAACAGAGGATTTCTAACAGTATTGGGGATTTGGGAGAAATGGATCATTTCAACATAATAGGATAACATAATATAATTTCATTAAACATGATATTGCATGAAACAGATGTAATTGTTTAAAACATGATTTAATTGTATAAAATAATCTAATTTACCAAAAAATAGGGAGATATTAAAAACATGGACAGCAGCCAGGCAGTTTTTGATGGACTGAAAAAAGCCGGAATCAATTTTGTGGTCAGTGTACCCTGTGTGAACCTGGGTAAACTCATGGAAATGGTGGACTGCGACCCAGATATCATCCACGTTCCAGTTACCAGGGAAGAGGAAGGATTTGGTATGGCAGCCGGGGCTTACATGGCAGGTAAAAAACCAGCCATCCTGATGCAAAACTCTGGACTGGGAAACTCAGTTAATGTCCTGGCCTCTCTTTTTAAACTTTATCAGTTCCCCATACTTATGATCATCAGTCATCGAGGTACTGAAGGAGAATTCATGGGTGCTCAGATTCCCATGGGAGAAGCAACCACTGGAATACTGGACACCTTGGAGATCGCTTACATAAATCCCAAAACACCAGAAGAAGCACTTAAACTCATACCAGAATCATGGATACTGGCAGAACTAGGTGGATCACCACTGGGAATACTATTGGAGATCAGTTTCTGGTAGTTCAGGCAGTAGAACTCAATTAAATAATAATAAAAATTTAAACAAGGGAGATTATAAAAATGGAAAGAATAAAAGCCCTGGAACAGATAACCAGTCAGTTGGAAGATGAGTTGGTTGTCTGCAATATAGGATTCCCCTCCAGGGAACTTTACCATGTTAAAGATTCCCCGAAACATTTCTATATGATGGGATCAATGGGTATGGCATCATCCATAGGGCTTGGACTGGCCCTAAGCCAAAAGAGGAAAGTGATTGTTTTTGACGGTGATGGATCACTGTTAATGAACCTGGGCAGTCTGGTAACCATTTACAACCAGTCACCCCAGAATCTGGTGCTGGTAGTGCTGGACAATGAATGTTACGGTAGTACAGGTAATCAGTGCACTTACTCCTCCACCACCGACCTTAAAAAAGTAGCAGAAGGAGTAGGATTTAAAAATATTGTCCTATACGTTGAATCTGAAGAGAAAATCGATTTTTCCCCTGTTCTGGACATGGAAGGACCTGTTTTTGTGCATGTGAAGATACAGGCAGGTAATGCAAAGGTTCCAGTGATACCAATGGAACCAGAAGAGATAAAAGAACGGTTCATAATGGAAGTTCAGGGTAAATAAAATAAAAAATGGTAAATAAAGAAGTTAGAGGATGGTTTATTTTTTATTCAACTCTTTTCCCTCAGAAAAGGCTTTCCCTACCATTTTACCGATACCATAATAAGATAGATTATCAGGGCTGTAGATGAGTGGCTTGATTTTTTCAATCAATGAGTCCTCATCAGCAAAAGACTGATCCACCTTAACATCTTTTATTTCACCTATAAACTGAGTGTGTAATCCAATTTTCACACTTTGCAGTAATTCACATTCTATTACAAATGGAAACTCACCCACGTAAGGTGCATTCACCACTTCACTTTTTACAGGGGAAAGCCCAGTGGCCTGGAATTTATTCACGTCCTTTCCAGATGCTATTCCAAAATAATCGGCTTCTTTCACGTGTTCTTCAGAAGGGATGCTGATGGTGAATGCTTTACTATCCATAATATTATGGTAAGTGTGGGTTGCTTCTCTTAAAGAAATGGCTATGCACGGTGGAACAGAACAGCAAATCCCACCCCATGCTGCAGTCATGACATTAGGGTTTCCTTCCGAGTCATAGGTCCCCACCACAAATACTGGAGTGGGATAAGTTATGGTTTTGGCTCCTAAAGATTTTTTCATGTTTTAACTCCTTATACTCTGATTATCTCATTAATTTAACTCAGTTATTTAATTCAATTATTAACATACATTATTTAACAAAATATAATCCATTTTATCCGTGTACTCTTGTAGGTACTTTTTAATGGATTTTTTCATTGCAAGCTCATTTCACAGCTAATCTCACTAGCTAATCTCACTAGCTAATCTCACTAGCTAATCTCACTAGCTAATCTCACTAGCTAATCTCACAACGTAACTCATCACCAGTGCTCATAACGGACCAGTTCACTCAGATCTTTGCGACCCATTCCCCTTGGTTCTGCATCAGGATATCCCAGAGGAGTAAATAGAAGTGGTTCCACATCTTCAGGTATTTTAAGAACTTTTCTAGCCTCTTCAACATTGAATGCACCTACCCAGCAGGTTCCCAGTCCCAGTTCAGTGGCTGCCAGTATAAGGTGATCCATGGCAATGGCTGCATCCACTTCCACGTAGTTACGTCCGTCTCTACGGGTCCAAGACTCTGATTTAACTGTGCAGGCACAGATAACCAGAGGAGCCTCTGTGAACCATTCAGCAGGATAAATAGTTTTTAGTTCATCTTCCCTACCTTCAGTTTTCACTACTATGAAACGGAATGGTTGTTTATTAACTGCAGTAGGTGCCATGCGGGCGGCATCCAGTAC belongs to uncultured Methanobacterium sp. and includes:
- a CDS encoding flavin reductase family protein; this encodes MKKSLGAKTITYPTPVFVVGTYDSEGNPNVMTAAWGGICCSVPPCIAISLREATHTYHNIMDSKAFTISIPSEEHVKEADYFGIASGKDVNKFQATGLSPVKSEVVNAPYVGEFPFVIECELLQSVKIGLHTQFIGEIKDVKVDQSFADEDSLIEKIKPLIYSPDNLSYYGIGKMVGKAFSEGKELNKK
- a CDS encoding nitroreductase family protein, whose product is MEFEDLIKKRYSVRGYQSREVEEEKLEKVLDAARMAPTAVNKQPFRFIVVKTEGREDELKTIYPAEWFTEAPLVICACTVKSESWTRRDGRNYVEVDAAIAMDHLILAATELGLGTCWVGAFNVEEARKVLKIPEDVEPLLFTPLGYPDAEPRGMGRKDLSELVRYEHW
- a CDS encoding TIGR04076 family protein, with translation MVLCKITVLKTTVQSELAGDYCQQEVGPCPLLQEGQEFVTGFEKPEGFCDWAWNDILRFVTALLTGGNFKEDLFQGWMKDENTMIACCTDGIRPVIFLLERVED
- the comE gene encoding sulfopyruvate decarboxylase subunit beta, yielding MERIKALEQITSQLEDELVVCNIGFPSRELYHVKDSPKHFYMMGSMGMASSIGLGLALSQKRKVIVFDGDGSLLMNLGSLVTIYNQSPQNLVLVVLDNECYGSTGNQCTYSSTTDLKKVAEGVGFKNIVLYVESEEKIDFSPVLDMEGPVFVHVKIQAGNAKVPVIPMEPEEIKERFIMEVQGK
- the comD gene encoding sulfopyruvate decarboxylase subunit alpha, which encodes MDSSQAVFDGLKKAGINFVVSVPCVNLGKLMEMVDCDPDIIHVPVTREEEGFGMAAGAYMAGKKPAILMQNSGLGNSVNVLASLFKLYQFPILMIISHRGTEGEFMGAQIPMGEATTGILDTLEIAYINPKTPEEALKLIPESWILAELGGSPLGILLEISFW